In a genomic window of Thermoanaerobaculales bacterium:
- a CDS encoding serine hydrolase domain-containing protein has product MSRRLLTALGLTIVIAASAFAQTAAPAISEKVEQDSPRATAAGTTFTVPAGWTVTTRGAMVVLEPPEPDSHVAIVDLQAGDADSAVAAGWAAYKPGFNRPLLIAVPQAPRDGWEERKAFQYETSPNERAVVSAYAWRAGDSWTVVLIDGTEPTVEKRGGPLGLALQSLRPKGYSRESFAGRKAHPLDEQRLAALRQFVANGMAMLDTPGVGLAFIDGGKTVWAGGLGVKELGKPDPVGPDTLFAAASNTKALTTLLLAELVDEGKMRWEQPVTELFPAFKLGDAATTNQVQVKHLVCACTGMPRQDMEWLFEFRNETPASAIELLSTMQPTSGFGEVFQYSNLMAAAAGFIGGAIAVPGKEWGAAYDEAMRTKVFAPLGMATTTFDFAAALAADVAQPHGDDLDGKVTRARMDVNYAVVPARPAGGVWTSARELARYVEMELAKGMLPNGTRLVSAENLLARYQPNVIIGEDVSYGMALMVDRANGIPVVHHGGDLAGYHSDMIWLPDHGVGAVILTNSDSGIFIRGPLLRRLLEVLFDGRPEAEEALKAAVARRRAAIAAAHERLTIPADPAAVAKLAPRYVSPALGELMVVGNAGSTVFDAGEWHSTVASRVNDDGTVSFITVDPTIDGLEFVVADADGQRRLITRDAQHEYLFVEEAPAAQP; this is encoded by the coding sequence ATGTCTCGACGCCTGCTCACCGCTCTCGGCCTCACGATCGTCATCGCCGCTTCCGCCTTCGCCCAGACGGCCGCGCCGGCCATCTCGGAGAAGGTCGAGCAGGACTCGCCCCGCGCGACCGCCGCCGGCACCACCTTCACGGTTCCTGCCGGGTGGACGGTGACCACGAGGGGAGCGATGGTCGTCCTCGAGCCGCCGGAGCCCGACTCGCACGTGGCGATCGTCGACCTGCAAGCCGGTGATGCCGACTCGGCGGTCGCCGCCGGCTGGGCGGCCTACAAGCCGGGCTTCAACCGGCCACTGCTGATCGCCGTGCCGCAGGCGCCCCGGGACGGCTGGGAGGAGCGGAAGGCCTTCCAGTACGAGACCTCGCCCAACGAGCGGGCGGTGGTGAGCGCCTACGCCTGGCGCGCGGGCGACTCCTGGACCGTGGTTCTCATCGACGGCACCGAGCCGACGGTCGAGAAGCGCGGCGGCCCGCTCGGCCTCGCCCTGCAGAGCCTGCGGCCCAAGGGCTACTCGCGCGAGTCGTTCGCCGGCAGGAAGGCGCATCCCCTCGACGAGCAGCGCCTTGCCGCCCTCAGACAGTTCGTGGCGAACGGCATGGCGATGCTCGACACGCCCGGCGTCGGGCTCGCCTTCATCGACGGCGGCAAGACGGTCTGGGCCGGCGGCCTCGGCGTCAAGGAGCTGGGCAAGCCCGACCCGGTCGGCCCGGACACCCTCTTTGCCGCCGCGTCAAACACCAAGGCGCTGACCACGCTCCTGCTCGCCGAGCTGGTGGACGAGGGCAAGATGCGCTGGGAGCAGCCGGTCACCGAGCTCTTCCCGGCGTTCAAGCTCGGCGATGCGGCGACGACCAATCAGGTCCAGGTGAAGCACCTGGTCTGCGCCTGCACCGGCATGCCGCGGCAGGACATGGAGTGGCTGTTCGAGTTCCGCAACGAGACGCCCGCCTCGGCGATCGAGCTTCTCTCCACGATGCAGCCGACCAGCGGCTTCGGCGAGGTCTTCCAGTACTCGAACCTGATGGCGGCGGCGGCCGGCTTCATCGGCGGCGCGATCGCGGTGCCCGGCAAGGAGTGGGGCGCCGCCTACGACGAGGCGATGCGCACCAAGGTCTTCGCGCCGCTCGGCATGGCAACGACGACCTTCGACTTCGCGGCCGCGCTCGCCGCCGACGTCGCCCAGCCCCACGGCGACGACCTGGATGGGAAGGTGACCCGGGCGCGGATGGACGTCAACTACGCCGTCGTCCCGGCCCGGCCTGCGGGGGGCGTCTGGACGAGCGCCCGCGAGCTCGCACGCTACGTCGAGATGGAGCTCGCCAAGGGGATGCTGCCGAACGGCACCCGCCTCGTGTCGGCGGAGAACCTGCTGGCGCGCTACCAGCCCAACGTCATCATCGGTGAGGACGTCAGTTACGGCATGGCGCTGATGGTCGACCGGGCGAACGGCATTCCGGTGGTCCACCACGGCGGCGACCTCGCCGGCTACCACAGCGACATGATCTGGCTGCCCGACCACGGGGTCGGGGCAGTCATCCTGACCAACTCCGACTCCGGCATCTTCATCCGCGGGCCGCTGCTGCGCCGGCTCCTCGAGGTGCTGTTCGACGGCAGGCCGGAGGCCGAGGAGGCGCTGAAGGCAGCCGTGGCGCGACGTCGTGCCGCCATCGCCGCCGCGCATGAACGGCTCACCATCCCCGCCGATCCGGCCGCCGTTGCGAAGCTGGCGCCGCGCTACGTCAGTCCGGCGCTCGGCGAGCTGATGGTCGTGGGGAACGCGGGTTCGACCGTCTTCGACGCCGGCGAGTGGCACAGCACGGTCGCGTCGCGGGTCAACGACGATGGGACGGTCTCCTTCATCACCGTCGATCCGACGATCGACGGGCTGGAGTTCGTGGTCGCGGACGCGGACGGGCAGCGCCGGCTGATCACGCGCGACGCCCAGCACGAGTACCTGTTCGTCGAGGAGGCGCCCGCCGCGCAGCCCTGA
- the ftsY gene encoding signal recognition particle-docking protein FtsY, with protein MASTFLKKLKRGLFMTHTEFLERVGDAFKRTGPVEAVHLDRLEEGLIAADAGVALATRLADGLRERVRRSQITTAEELRPAVRERLLALLRAAEEAAIVPDHPAAPKVTLVVGVNGTGKTTTVAKLARRRQEAGARVVLAAADTFRAAAVDQLKVWGERVPAPVVHQREGADPAAVVFDAIAAARSRGFDEVIVDTAGRLHTRSNLMKELEKVCKVAEREVAGAPHEVLLVLDATTGSNGIEQAQRFGATAGVNGVVLTKLDGTAKGGVVLAIADTLKLPVRWVGVGEAIDDLLPFDAEEFVDSLLDIER; from the coding sequence ATGGCAAGCACGTTCCTCAAGAAGCTGAAGCGCGGCCTGTTCATGACCCACACCGAGTTCCTCGAGCGGGTGGGAGACGCGTTCAAGAGGACCGGGCCGGTGGAGGCCGTCCACCTCGACCGGCTCGAGGAGGGGCTGATCGCCGCGGACGCCGGCGTCGCCCTCGCGACCAGGCTGGCCGACGGCCTTCGCGAGCGCGTGCGCAGAAGCCAGATCACCACTGCCGAGGAGCTGCGGCCTGCCGTCCGCGAGCGCCTGCTCGCGCTGCTGCGCGCTGCCGAGGAGGCCGCGATCGTGCCGGACCACCCGGCCGCGCCCAAGGTCACGCTGGTGGTGGGCGTCAACGGCACCGGCAAGACCACCACCGTCGCCAAGCTCGCCAGGCGGCGCCAGGAGGCCGGAGCTCGGGTGGTGCTGGCGGCGGCCGACACCTTCCGCGCCGCGGCGGTCGATCAGCTGAAGGTGTGGGGGGAGCGGGTGCCGGCCCCGGTGGTGCACCAGCGCGAGGGCGCCGACCCCGCCGCGGTGGTCTTCGACGCGATTGCGGCGGCCCGTTCACGAGGGTTCGACGAGGTCATCGTTGACACCGCCGGCCGCCTTCACACCCGGTCCAACCTGATGAAGGAGCTCGAGAAGGTGTGCAAGGTGGCGGAGCGCGAGGTCGCAGGCGCACCACACGAGGTGCTGCTGGTCCTGGATGCCACCACCGGGTCCAACGGCATCGAGCAGGCGCAGCGATTCGGGGCCACGGCCGGCGTCAACGGGGTGGTGCTCACCAAGCTCGACGGGACCGCAAAGGGGGGCGTCGTGCTGGCCATCGCGGACACCCTCAAGCTGCCGGTTCGCTGGGTCGGCGTCGGCGAGGCGATCGACGACCTGCTGCCCTTCGACGCGGAGGAGTTCGTCGACTCGCTCCTCGACATCGAGCGGTGA
- the ribD gene encoding bifunctional diaminohydroxyphosphoribosylaminopyrimidine deaminase/5-amino-6-(5-phosphoribosylamino)uracil reductase RibD: protein MAGDNRDADARWMRRALELAARGRFGASPNPMVGAVVVDPDGRLVGEGYHARCGGPHAEVVALREAGERARGGSLFVTLEPCAHHGRTPPCVDAILSAGIRRVVAAMREPNPHAGGGLDRLRAEGVDAGVGGDSDRARALNRRWLTWVQERRPWVTLKAAVSLDGRIATRTGQSKWITGEAARRRSLELREEHDAVVVGVGTVLADDPLLTRRLGLNPGDTWTRVVLDSGLRTPTAAQVVRSSPEQTLIAHTPEAAPAERRRLEAAGVQLIEVAAADDGRVELHQLLEQLARRDVAALLVEGGSAVHGSFADAGLVDEAVFFVAPLLIGGSGPSAVGGRGVADLELASRLRFAGIARHGDDLELRAVRPEDEDVHGSG from the coding sequence ATGGCTGGCGACAATCGTGACGCCGACGCCCGCTGGATGCGCCGCGCTCTCGAGCTGGCGGCGCGTGGCCGCTTCGGCGCCTCCCCCAACCCGATGGTCGGGGCGGTGGTGGTCGACCCGGATGGGCGCCTCGTCGGCGAGGGCTACCACGCCCGCTGCGGTGGCCCGCACGCCGAGGTCGTCGCGCTGCGCGAGGCCGGCGAGCGGGCCCGAGGCGGCAGCCTGTTCGTCACCCTCGAGCCGTGCGCCCACCACGGCCGAACGCCGCCCTGCGTCGATGCCATCCTCTCGGCGGGCATCCGCCGGGTCGTCGCCGCCATGCGGGAGCCGAACCCGCACGCCGGCGGCGGCCTCGACCGGCTCCGCGCCGAGGGCGTCGATGCCGGGGTCGGCGGTGACAGCGACCGGGCGCGCGCCCTCAACCGTCGCTGGCTGACCTGGGTGCAGGAGCGCCGGCCCTGGGTGACGCTCAAGGCCGCGGTGTCGCTCGACGGCCGGATCGCCACCCGCACCGGCCAGTCGAAGTGGATCACCGGCGAGGCGGCGCGCCGCCGCAGCCTCGAGCTCCGTGAGGAGCACGACGCCGTCGTGGTCGGGGTCGGCACCGTCCTCGCCGACGACCCGCTGCTCACCCGGCGGCTCGGGCTCAACCCGGGCGACACCTGGACTCGGGTCGTGCTCGACTCCGGCCTGCGGACTCCGACCGCCGCGCAGGTCGTCCGGTCGAGCCCCGAGCAGACGTTGATCGCGCACACCCCCGAGGCGGCGCCCGCCGAGCGACGCCGGCTCGAGGCGGCCGGAGTGCAGCTGATCGAGGTCGCGGCCGCAGATGACGGCCGGGTCGAGCTGCACCAGCTCCTCGAGCAGCTCGCGCGGCGCGACGTTGCCGCCCTCCTGGTCGAGGGCGGGTCGGCGGTCCACGGCTCGTTCGCCGACGCCGGGCTGGTCGACGAAGCGGTGTTCTTCGTTGCGCCGCTGCTGATCGGCGGCAGCGGCCCGAGCGCCGTCGGGGGCCGCGGGGTCGCCGACCTCGAGCTGGCGAGCCGGCTGCGCTTTGCGGGCATCGCACGCCACGGCGACGATCTCGAGCTGCGCGCCGTGCGTCCGGAGGATGAGGATGTTCACGGGTCTGGTTGA
- a CDS encoding HD domain-containing protein, whose product MGLLSRLRSSLTYPIAATLVLVTVVPVTLVGWLLASYNREHLTFVEKRFLSLEARGLAGEVSEFVDGHRIQLKSTVRGLEAGGAIEVSGFEQLLQDVAGEPDRAFVYLQILDERGEGTFVRSPSMAAEIEQILSDAVADAHEVAIAGEPVERLMTGLPGGEATKAIYAFPLRSADGVVWGSLTGILDLAALERRFDENAHAGFIVSLLDGHGKVLVSSHPSLRGLDLTASPLVRDLLRRPMHLTSTYRHPVPSVAREALGAVAPVTGAGWGLLIERPTEEAYAPVRVAQLRTLVVSALAALVALVLGFVLSRRLIVPLQSLTGVSSEIAEGNFAVRADVKGADELARLAGNFNHMASSIEALVRRLKQALRQNQELFLETIRTLAAAIDAKDPYTRGHSERVSSYSMAIARHLGLSQDEVFRVRTAAILHDVGKLGIRDGILNKPGGLTEEEYAVMRQHTAIGAQIMEPIRMLKDIIPGIRNHHETWEGSGYPDKLVGEDIPLVARIIGVADTFDAMTTNRPYQAAKTLDFVLGSLRAMSGSRFDPKVVDALLAAVAAGDVTPPSSALGSDAQQEVS is encoded by the coding sequence ATGGGACTTCTGTCGCGCCTTCGATCGTCTCTCACCTACCCCATCGCGGCGACCCTCGTCCTCGTCACAGTGGTCCCCGTCACCCTGGTAGGATGGCTGCTCGCGTCGTACAACCGCGAGCACCTGACCTTCGTCGAGAAGCGCTTCCTCAGCCTCGAGGCGCGAGGCCTCGCCGGTGAGGTCTCCGAGTTCGTCGACGGCCACCGCATCCAGCTCAAGAGCACGGTACGCGGCCTCGAGGCCGGAGGCGCCATCGAGGTCTCCGGCTTCGAGCAGCTGCTGCAGGACGTCGCCGGGGAGCCGGACCGCGCCTTCGTCTACCTGCAGATCCTCGACGAGCGCGGCGAAGGCACGTTCGTCCGCAGCCCGTCGATGGCCGCGGAGATCGAGCAGATCCTCAGCGATGCGGTGGCCGACGCGCACGAGGTGGCGATCGCCGGCGAGCCGGTGGAACGCCTGATGACCGGCCTGCCCGGCGGCGAGGCGACGAAGGCGATCTATGCGTTCCCGCTGCGCTCCGCGGACGGCGTCGTCTGGGGAAGCCTGACCGGGATCCTCGACCTGGCCGCTCTTGAGCGCCGCTTCGACGAGAACGCGCACGCCGGGTTCATCGTGTCCCTGCTCGACGGGCACGGCAAGGTTCTCGTCTCGTCCCACCCCAGCCTGCGCGGCCTCGACCTCACGGCGTCGCCGCTGGTGCGCGACCTGCTGCGGCGCCCGATGCACCTCACCAGCACCTACCGGCACCCGGTGCCGTCGGTCGCTCGCGAGGCCCTCGGCGCGGTGGCTCCCGTCACCGGCGCCGGCTGGGGGCTGCTGATCGAACGGCCGACCGAGGAGGCGTACGCGCCGGTCCGGGTGGCCCAGCTGCGGACCCTCGTGGTCAGCGCCCTCGCCGCCTTGGTGGCTCTCGTCCTCGGCTTCGTGCTCAGCCGGCGGCTCATCGTCCCCCTGCAGAGCCTCACCGGCGTCTCCTCGGAGATCGCCGAGGGGAACTTCGCGGTCCGCGCCGACGTCAAGGGCGCGGACGAGCTGGCCCGGCTGGCGGGCAACTTCAATCACATGGCCAGCAGCATCGAGGCTCTGGTCCGGCGGCTGAAGCAGGCGCTGCGCCAGAACCAGGAGCTGTTCCTCGAGACCATCCGGACCCTGGCGGCAGCCATCGACGCCAAGGACCCCTACACCCGTGGCCACTCCGAGCGTGTCAGCTCGTACTCGATGGCGATCGCCCGCCACCTCGGGCTGTCCCAGGACGAGGTCTTCCGGGTGCGGACCGCCGCCATCCTCCACGACGTCGGCAAGCTCGGCATCCGCGACGGCATCCTCAACAAGCCCGGCGGGCTCACCGAGGAGGAGTATGCGGTGATGCGGCAGCACACCGCGATCGGCGCCCAGATCATGGAGCCGATCCGCATGCTGAAGGACATCATCCCGGGCATCCGCAACCACCACGAGACGTGGGAGGGCAGCGGCTACCCGGACAAGCTTGTCGGTGAGGACATCCCCCTTGTCGCCAGGATCATCGGGGTCGCAGACACCTTCGACGCGATGACCACGAATCGTCCCTACCAGGCGGCGAAGACCCTCGACTTCGTGCTCGGCAGCCTGCGAGCGATGTCGGGATCGCGGTTCGACCCCAAGGTCGTCGACGCCCTGCTGGCGGCCGTCGCGGCCGGCGACGTCACCCCGCCGTCGTCTGCCCTGGGTTCCGATGCCCAACAGGAGGTTTCATGA
- a CDS encoding tetratricopeptide repeat protein has product MRWIGCSLLLASAALLGCSSTASAPGTQGAADGPTKKQQQAAENDPLASLTLMRQGSVLVQQEQYQQAIEKFLEANRVAPGNPVVHNMLGLCHLQLRQYDKALSSFNTALDLAPSFTDARNNRGTTYLALGQLRLAEVDFLAVLGDSTYPHRYQVYYNLGAAYSQQGQLGAAEENLRKAVTAPFPVFEAYIRLAEVFRQQGRDAEAVELLEEAELRFPDRPEAAFALGRMLADLGRIEEARPYLEKVIAKEPGSERARQAAALLEAP; this is encoded by the coding sequence ATGCGCTGGATCGGGTGCTCGTTGCTGCTCGCGTCGGCCGCCCTCCTCGGTTGCTCCTCGACCGCCTCCGCTCCGGGCACCCAGGGCGCCGCCGACGGCCCCACGAAGAAGCAGCAGCAGGCCGCGGAGAACGACCCGCTGGCGTCACTGACCCTGATGCGGCAGGGCTCGGTGCTGGTGCAGCAGGAGCAGTATCAGCAGGCCATCGAGAAGTTCCTGGAGGCGAACCGGGTCGCACCGGGCAACCCCGTCGTCCACAACATGCTCGGGCTGTGCCACCTGCAGCTGAGGCAGTACGACAAGGCCCTGTCCTCGTTCAACACCGCGCTCGACCTCGCGCCCTCGTTCACCGACGCCCGCAACAATCGGGGGACCACCTACCTCGCGCTCGGCCAGCTCCGGCTCGCCGAGGTCGACTTCCTGGCTGTGCTCGGCGACTCGACCTACCCGCACCGCTACCAGGTCTACTACAACCTCGGCGCGGCCTACTCCCAGCAGGGCCAGCTGGGAGCCGCCGAGGAGAACCTCCGCAAGGCGGTGACCGCGCCGTTCCCGGTGTTCGAGGCCTACATCCGGCTCGCCGAGGTGTTCCGGCAGCAGGGTCGCGATGCCGAGGCGGTCGAGCTCCTCGAGGAGGCCGAGCTGCGCTTCCCGGACCGCCCGGAGGCGGCCTTCGCGCTCGGCAGGATGCTGGCGGATCTGGGACGGATCGAAGAGGCCAGACCGTACCTGGAGAAGGTGATCGCGAAGGAGCCGGGCTCCGAACGCGCCCGGCAGGCGGCTGCGCTTCTCGAAGCCCCGTGA
- a CDS encoding dodecin family protein, whose product MSEKVFKRITVTGCSESSYEAAIEAAVRKASSTLRSLSWFEVKELRGGIHDGAIEWQATVEVAFKVEA is encoded by the coding sequence ATGTCTGAGAAGGTCTTCAAGAGGATCACCGTCACCGGTTGCTCAGAGTCGAGCTACGAGGCAGCCATCGAGGCCGCCGTCCGCAAGGCCTCCTCGACCCTGCGGAGCCTCTCCTGGTTCGAGGTCAAGGAGCTGCGCGGCGGCATCCACGACGGTGCCATCGAGTGGCAGGCGACGGTCGAAGTGGCGTTCAAGGTCGAGGCCTGA
- a CDS encoding FG-GAP-like repeat-containing protein produces the protein MVVTMGPRARVAMPLLLVLAAWGPFCGSQDAAAGEPPSAPIRRLAYVESSTGLVPPTMEGGGTELEMGDVDGDGRLDLVSIGDHGSPYVNSDQHGVMVWFGDGAGSWSVVMVGEFGYGGVALGDVNGDGLVDVGYGMHHNYSGVDLGDQLLEVALGDGSGMSWTPWDDGLATNGEDWGMFSTDFADVDNDGDLDVGSNSFGCCAGVHVYLNQGDGTWAQSFGFVGGNSADEIVFGDINGDGNADLAVSQQYGTVYLGDGAGGFALDDGNLPAGGSSGRLGISLGDVNADGREDLAFRTSSGGLEVWAWSGPGAWIELSGSLPASGLWEATQLVDMNADGHVDMAAFGSGQGRVWAGDGAGGWTEAASFVTPSPGDYEAFRAGGDVDHNGFPDLVLVADEGSWPNDFNHMHVFKESSVPTALGIWPVDPCGGEKLVAGAVTFIDWITAVPAGGPGAVTLELSLDGPSGQWTPIATDIANSGRFQWRVPPDTPSSTTAFLRLSLTVGAETVTTVTPRSFTILGGDALFSDGFESGDTSAWSAAVP, from the coding sequence ATGGTAGTGACCATGGGACCGCGCGCTCGCGTCGCGATGCCCCTGCTGTTGGTGCTGGCGGCATGGGGGCCGTTCTGCGGATCTCAGGACGCCGCCGCCGGCGAGCCGCCCTCTGCGCCGATCCGTCGGCTGGCCTATGTCGAGTCCTCGACCGGCCTGGTGCCTCCGACCATGGAGGGCGGCGGCACCGAGCTCGAGATGGGCGACGTCGACGGCGACGGCCGGCTCGACCTGGTGTCGATCGGCGATCACGGGTCGCCGTACGTCAACAGCGACCAGCACGGCGTCATGGTCTGGTTCGGGGACGGCGCCGGCTCGTGGTCGGTCGTCATGGTCGGCGAGTTCGGGTACGGCGGGGTCGCGCTCGGCGACGTCAACGGCGATGGCCTCGTCGACGTCGGCTACGGCATGCACCACAATTACTCCGGCGTCGACCTCGGCGACCAGCTCCTTGAGGTCGCGCTCGGCGACGGCAGCGGGATGAGCTGGACACCGTGGGACGACGGCCTCGCCACCAACGGCGAGGACTGGGGGATGTTCAGCACCGACTTCGCCGACGTCGACAACGACGGCGACCTCGACGTCGGCTCGAACTCCTTCGGCTGCTGTGCCGGGGTGCACGTCTACCTGAACCAGGGCGACGGGACGTGGGCCCAGTCGTTCGGCTTCGTCGGCGGCAACTCGGCCGACGAGATCGTCTTCGGCGACATCAACGGCGACGGCAACGCCGACCTCGCCGTCTCCCAGCAATACGGGACCGTCTACCTCGGCGACGGCGCCGGAGGATTCGCGCTCGACGACGGCAACCTTCCCGCCGGCGGCTCCTCGGGGAGGCTCGGCATCTCGCTCGGCGACGTCAACGCCGACGGCCGCGAGGACCTCGCCTTCCGCACATCCTCGGGCGGTCTCGAGGTCTGGGCCTGGAGCGGACCCGGCGCCTGGATCGAGCTCAGCGGCAGCCTGCCGGCGAGCGGCCTCTGGGAGGCGACTCAGCTTGTCGACATGAACGCCGACGGCCACGTCGACATGGCGGCCTTCGGCAGCGGGCAGGGCCGGGTGTGGGCGGGTGATGGCGCCGGCGGCTGGACCGAGGCCGCGTCCTTCGTAACGCCCTCGCCGGGTGACTACGAGGCCTTTCGCGCCGGCGGCGACGTCGACCACAACGGCTTCCCGGACCTCGTGCTGGTGGCCGACGAGGGCAGCTGGCCCAACGACTTCAACCACATGCACGTGTTCAAGGAGTCGTCGGTGCCGACAGCGCTTGGCATCTGGCCGGTCGACCCGTGCGGCGGCGAGAAGCTGGTCGCGGGCGCGGTGACCTTCATCGACTGGATCACCGCCGTCCCGGCCGGCGGTCCGGGCGCCGTCACCCTCGAGCTGTCGCTCGACGGTCCCTCCGGCCAGTGGACGCCGATCGCAACCGACATCGCCAACTCGGGCCGCTTCCAGTGGCGGGTACCGCCGGACACGCCCTCGTCGACGACCGCCTTCCTGCGCCTCTCGCTCACGGTCGGCGCCGAAACCGTCACGACGGTCACGCCGCGGTCCTTCACGATCCTCGGCGGCGACGCCCTGTTCAGCGACGGTTTCGAGTCCGGCGACACCTCCGCGTGGAGTGCTGCCGTGCCGTGA
- a CDS encoding riboflavin synthase has protein sequence MFTGLVEAIGRVGQVRRAGAGARLELAVRWPHGEPPLPGDSVAVDGACLTVIEPAADGFSAELSPETLRRTLLGEIRPGGEVNLERALRLGDRIGGHLVQGHVDGLTRILSIHDEGGFSRWRLSLPAELSRAVASKGSVAVHGVSLTVAAVGEDWFEVALIPATLQATTLRRHRAGARLHLETDVLAKYVARRLGGSERSALEEMFGSGADHA, from the coding sequence ATGTTCACGGGTCTGGTTGAGGCGATCGGCCGCGTTGGCCAGGTCCGCCGGGCCGGGGCCGGCGCCAGGCTCGAGCTGGCGGTGCGGTGGCCGCACGGGGAGCCGCCGCTGCCCGGCGACAGCGTCGCGGTCGACGGCGCCTGCCTGACCGTCATCGAACCAGCGGCGGACGGCTTCTCCGCCGAGCTGTCGCCGGAGACCCTCCGTCGCACCCTGCTCGGCGAGATCCGCCCTGGCGGCGAGGTCAACCTCGAGCGCGCGCTCAGGCTCGGCGACCGGATCGGCGGTCACCTCGTCCAGGGCCATGTCGACGGGCTGACCAGGATCCTCTCGATCCACGACGAGGGCGGGTTCTCGCGCTGGCGGCTGTCGCTGCCGGCGGAGCTCTCCCGGGCGGTGGCGTCCAAGGGCAGCGTCGCCGTCCACGGCGTGTCGCTGACGGTCGCCGCGGTCGGCGAGGACTGGTTCGAGGTGGCGCTCATCCCCGCCACGCTGCAGGCGACCACGCTGCGGCGCCACCGGGCCGGGGCGCGGCTCCACCTCGAGACCGACGTGCTCGCGAAGTACGTCGCCCGCCGGCTCGGCGGCAGCGAGAGATCGGCACTCGAGGAGATGTTCGGCTCCGGGGCCGACCATGCGTAG